The following are encoded in a window of Megalobrama amblycephala isolate DHTTF-2021 linkage group LG19, ASM1881202v1, whole genome shotgun sequence genomic DNA:
- the endouc gene encoding uridylate-specific endoribonuclease C gives MKTTQIRFPLCNVTLFIASTMRGRYDCGWILVLLALINPSDAASQTVNQELSNIFNELWKLDVNRLKPGTDYKITLQGKAGYIPQGSTSAVDHASSPLFSSVDEAKLNNITTYARFMKLLDNYERSTGVAERVTTEEVTENNSFLDAILDTAVMKRAHRYLIGKRKSRSDLRQFKSQLYYMWFRLYHRDRNGGEDSSGFEHVFVGETKFGREIMGLHNWVQFYLQEKQNLLDYKGYKAKDNDVPDDDDHVLNVQFSWHGLVKPVASAFVGVSPEFEMAIFTILFLTSTEKTTTAVVNLDEYQLEMVVHRHGRSIGTAYPKLLSSNNRHV, from the exons ATGAAAACCACACAAATTCGCTTTCCTCTGTGTAACGTTACTCTCTTCATAGCCTCAACCATGCGCGGGCG GTATGATTGTGGATGGATCCTTGTGCTGTTGGCACTGATTAATCCCAGTGATGCAGCAag TCAAACTGTAAACCAGGAGCTTTCGAATATTTTCAATGAGCTCTGGAAGCTGGATGTGAATCGCCTGAAGCCTGGAACTGATTATAAAATCACACTACAG GGCAAAGCTGGTTACATACCACAGGGAAGCACAAGTGCAGTAGACCATGCCTCATCCCCACTGTTTTCCAGTGTCGATGAGGCCAAATTGAACAACATTACCACTTATGCAC GTTTCATGAAGCTTTTGGACAACTATGAGAGGTCCACTGGTGTGGCAGAGAGGGTGACCACTGAGGAGGTGACCGAAAATAACTCCTTTCTGGATGCTATCTTAGATACAGCGGTCATGAAG CGTGCCCACCGGTACCTGATTGGTAAGAGGAAATCACGCTCAGATCTGAGACAGTTTAAGAGTCAGTTGTACTACATGTGGTTCCGTCTTTATCATAGAGACAGAAATGGAGG AGAGGACTCCAGTGGATTTGAGCATGTGTTTGTTGGGGAAACCAAGTTTGGCAGAGAAATCATGGGTCTTCACAACTGGGTCCAGTTTTACCTGCAAGAGAAGCAGAATCTTCTTGATTACAAGGGCTACAAAGCCAAGGACAATGATGTG CCTGATGACGATGACCATGTCTTGAACGTGCAGTTCAGCTGGCATGGTTTGGTCAAGCCAGTGGCCAGTGCCTTTGTTGGTGTGAGCCCTGAGTTTGAGATGGCCATCTTTACCATCCTGTTCCTCACATCCACTGAGAAGACCACCACAGCTGTGGTCAATCTGGATGAGTACCAGCTGGAGATGGTGGTGCACAGACATGGCCGCTCTATCGGGACCGCTTATCCCAAACTGCTGAGCAGCAACAACAGACACGTATAA